A stretch of Microbacterium sp. LWH3-1.2 DNA encodes these proteins:
- a CDS encoding LuxR C-terminal-related transcriptional regulator: MNSSSDLDAGRAAMTDWRWADAWERLARVDGQDGLGASDLALLATAALFRGDPRACIDALSRAYTAHLSTEDAAGAARTSGWLALDLIELGDFTNSVLWAARAMRIVNAMPEPGALAGFVRLAPAVGQLGSGNNAEAVHAFEEVLAIAEREADRELAALARLGLGKSLIESGAVSEGLGRLDQAMTAIAAGDVAPLPTGVIVCGAVSDAVLAFDLDRATAWTGVLGRWCAEQPQLIAFSGQYRALEAGLLLVRGAWAEASTAVELALSRFRAGDYRAMWGAPYQHAELSRLRGAFHSAEESYRRAGESGWEPQPGLSLLHLALGRTRRAQDEIRRSAAGADPLTRRYLLPAVTEIEVAAGDHDAARRAVEELRDSSTTTSTPMLDATVVAADARVLLAEGRMSDAVNAARTASRAWELIGAPYEVARCRTLAGRALRALGDADAAQKEFDAAHTVFLALGAEPAVAELAAAMGDRRAGALTARELEVLRLVSTGLTNRGIGERLTLSEKTVARHLANIFGKLGITSRAAATAYAYENGLV; encoded by the coding sequence ATGAACTCCTCCAGCGACCTCGACGCCGGCCGTGCGGCGATGACCGACTGGCGTTGGGCAGATGCCTGGGAGCGGCTCGCCCGCGTGGACGGGCAGGACGGACTCGGAGCTTCCGACCTCGCGCTCCTGGCGACCGCAGCGCTCTTCCGGGGCGACCCACGGGCGTGCATCGACGCTCTTTCGAGGGCCTACACGGCGCACTTGTCGACGGAGGACGCCGCTGGGGCGGCGCGCACCTCCGGATGGCTCGCCCTCGATCTGATCGAACTGGGGGACTTCACCAACAGCGTGCTGTGGGCGGCGCGCGCGATGCGGATCGTCAACGCCATGCCGGAGCCCGGCGCGCTGGCGGGATTCGTCCGGCTGGCTCCTGCCGTCGGTCAGCTCGGCAGCGGCAACAACGCCGAAGCGGTGCATGCGTTCGAGGAGGTCCTCGCGATCGCTGAGCGCGAGGCCGACCGCGAACTCGCGGCGTTGGCCAGACTCGGCCTGGGAAAGTCCCTCATCGAGTCCGGTGCCGTCTCCGAGGGACTCGGTCGCCTCGATCAGGCGATGACCGCCATCGCGGCCGGCGATGTGGCTCCGCTGCCGACAGGGGTCATCGTCTGCGGCGCTGTCTCCGACGCCGTCCTGGCCTTCGACCTGGACCGCGCGACCGCGTGGACGGGTGTGCTGGGGCGATGGTGCGCCGAACAGCCCCAGCTCATCGCGTTCAGCGGACAGTATCGGGCACTGGAAGCCGGACTCCTGCTGGTTCGCGGGGCCTGGGCGGAGGCATCGACTGCCGTGGAACTAGCCCTCTCGCGCTTTCGGGCAGGCGATTACCGAGCGATGTGGGGCGCGCCCTATCAGCACGCGGAGCTCTCGCGCCTGCGCGGGGCGTTCCATTCCGCCGAGGAGTCTTATCGACGCGCCGGCGAGTCCGGATGGGAGCCGCAGCCGGGTCTCTCGCTGCTCCACCTCGCGCTCGGTCGCACCCGGCGGGCGCAGGACGAGATCCGACGAAGCGCGGCGGGCGCCGACCCGCTCACCCGGCGTTACCTGCTTCCGGCCGTGACCGAGATCGAGGTGGCCGCGGGAGATCACGATGCTGCCCGTCGCGCCGTCGAGGAGCTGCGCGACTCGAGCACGACGACCTCCACGCCGATGCTCGACGCCACGGTCGTCGCCGCCGACGCGCGCGTGCTGCTCGCCGAAGGCCGGATGAGCGACGCGGTGAACGCGGCCCGCACCGCCTCGCGGGCGTGGGAGCTGATCGGGGCGCCGTACGAGGTCGCACGGTGCCGCACGCTCGCCGGCCGCGCCCTGCGCGCGCTCGGCGACGCGGATGCGGCGCAGAAAGAGTTCGATGCTGCCCACACGGTGTTCCTCGCGCTCGGCGCGGAACCCGCCGTCGCCGAGCTGGCCGCAGCGATGGGCGACCGTCGCGCCGGGGCGCTCACTGCTCGAGAGCTGGAGGTCCTGCGACTCGTGTCGACCGGTCTCACCAATCGAGGGATCGGCGAAAGGCTCACCTTGAGCGAGAAGACCGTTGCGCGTCACCTCGCGAACATCTTCGGCAAGCTCGGAATCACGTCCCGAGCGGCAGCGACCGCCTACGCGTACGAGAACGGCTTGGTCTGA
- the der gene encoding ribosome biogenesis GTPase Der, whose product MAADNPADFDEFEPGDDRLAENLADLDDDLAEQRAVALRVGLDDYDLDDEDAALLAGIVRGEDGIEFLPALPVVAIVGRPNVGKSALVNRILGRREAVVEDTPGVTRDRVTYKAEWMDRRFTLVDTGGWEPDARGIDRSVAAQAEVAIDLSDVVLFVVDAMVGATATDEHVVRLLRKANKPVFLVANKIDDARQEPEAAALWNLGLDQPWPVSAIHGRGVADLLDEVVKVLPDVSAVAKAEVGGPRRVAILGRPNVGKSSLLNKAAGEERVVVNELAGTTRDPVDEIVELGGKLWRFVDTAGIRRRVHLQQGADFYASLRTSAALEKAEVAIVVIDVTQTISVQDLNIIDLVLESGRALVIAYNKWDRLGDDDMDGQDRRRYLEREIEQDLAHVAWAPRVNISARTGRHLDKLVPALETALESWDQRIPTGKFNAFLTELIAEHPHPLRGGKQPRILFGTQASTRPPTFVLFTTGFLDPGYRRFIQRRLRELYGFEGSPIVINMRVRERRQR is encoded by the coding sequence ATGGCCGCTGACAACCCCGCCGACTTCGACGAGTTCGAGCCCGGCGACGACCGTCTCGCCGAGAATCTCGCGGACCTTGATGACGACCTCGCCGAGCAGCGGGCCGTCGCGCTGCGCGTCGGCCTCGACGACTACGACCTCGACGATGAGGATGCGGCGCTGCTCGCGGGCATCGTCCGCGGCGAGGACGGTATCGAGTTCCTGCCGGCGCTGCCCGTCGTCGCGATCGTCGGGCGCCCGAATGTCGGCAAGTCGGCGCTCGTGAACCGCATCCTCGGCCGCCGCGAGGCGGTCGTGGAGGACACCCCGGGTGTCACGCGCGACCGCGTCACGTACAAGGCCGAGTGGATGGACCGCCGCTTCACTCTCGTCGACACCGGCGGATGGGAGCCCGACGCGCGCGGCATCGACCGTTCGGTCGCCGCCCAGGCCGAGGTCGCGATCGACCTGTCGGACGTCGTGCTGTTCGTCGTCGACGCGATGGTCGGCGCCACCGCCACCGACGAGCACGTCGTGCGGCTGCTGCGCAAGGCGAACAAGCCCGTCTTCCTCGTCGCCAACAAGATCGACGACGCACGCCAGGAGCCCGAGGCCGCGGCGCTGTGGAACCTCGGCCTCGACCAGCCGTGGCCGGTGTCGGCGATCCACGGCCGCGGCGTCGCCGACCTCCTCGACGAGGTGGTGAAGGTGCTGCCCGACGTGTCGGCCGTGGCCAAGGCCGAGGTCGGCGGGCCGCGTCGCGTCGCGATCCTCGGCCGCCCGAACGTCGGCAAGTCATCGCTGCTCAACAAGGCCGCAGGGGAGGAACGCGTGGTGGTCAACGAGCTCGCCGGCACCACCCGCGACCCCGTCGACGAGATCGTCGAGCTCGGAGGCAAGCTGTGGCGCTTCGTGGACACCGCCGGCATCCGCCGCCGGGTGCACCTGCAGCAGGGTGCCGACTTCTACGCCTCCTTGCGCACGTCGGCGGCGCTGGAGAAGGCGGAGGTCGCCATCGTCGTGATCGACGTGACCCAGACGATCAGCGTGCAGGACCTCAACATCATCGACCTCGTCCTGGAGTCCGGGCGCGCGCTCGTCATCGCCTACAACAAGTGGGACCGACTGGGCGACGACGACATGGATGGCCAGGACCGCCGCCGCTACCTCGAGCGCGAGATCGAGCAGGACCTCGCGCACGTCGCGTGGGCGCCCCGCGTCAACATCTCGGCCCGCACCGGACGCCACCTCGACAAGCTCGTGCCGGCGCTCGAAACGGCCCTCGAGTCGTGGGATCAGCGCATCCCGACGGGCAAGTTCAACGCCTTCCTCACCGAGCTGATCGCCGAGCACCCGCACCCGCTGCGCGGAGGCAAGCAGCCGCGCATCCTGTTCGGCACGCAGGCGTCCACGCGCCCGCCGACCTTCGTGCTGTTCACGACCGGCTTCCTCGACCCGGGCTACCGCCGCTTCATCCAGCGGCGCCTGCGCGAGCTGTACGGCTTCGAGGGCTCGCCGATCGTGATCAACATGCGGGTGCGCGAGCGTCGCCAGCGCTGA
- a CDS encoding GNAT family N-acetyltransferase, giving the protein MPDDPLYELDDDPHRIQRDAVWAWLSTEAYWGGWRTRAQVEAQLDNAWRVVAAYSRSTGELVGFARAVSDGVGFAYLADVFVVDAHRGHGLGKRLIRLMIDDGPGADMRWTLFTGDAHGLYRQFGFAEPDATAMVRPALYRRGESA; this is encoded by the coding sequence ATGCCGGACGACCCCCTCTACGAACTCGACGACGACCCCCACCGGATCCAGCGCGACGCCGTGTGGGCATGGCTCTCCACAGAGGCCTACTGGGGCGGGTGGCGCACCCGCGCGCAGGTCGAGGCGCAGCTCGACAACGCCTGGCGTGTGGTCGCCGCGTACAGTCGCTCGACCGGCGAGCTTGTCGGCTTCGCCCGCGCGGTCTCCGACGGCGTGGGGTTCGCCTACCTCGCCGATGTCTTCGTCGTCGACGCGCACCGCGGTCACGGACTCGGCAAGCGCCTGATCCGCCTGATGATCGACGACGGTCCGGGTGCCGACATGCGCTGGACGCTGTTCACCGGCGATGCGCACGGCCTCTACCGCCAGTTCGGCTTCGCCGAGCCCGACGCGACCGCGATGGTGCGCCCCGCTCTCTACCGCCGCGGCGAGTCCGCCTGA
- a CDS encoding NUDIX hydrolase: MTIEPPAAGEPRRPHGPRAPGDAWVVAPTGERYWGRFGAAGLLAIDAERGVLLQHRVSWSHFGDTWALPGGARHEGESAFDGAFREAAEEAGVPGAAVQPRVLSVFDLGYWSYTTVVGDVMVPFAPTISDPESRELAWVPIDEVTRYPLHPGFAASWERMRGLLGMRPAVIVDVANVMGSVPDGWWRDRPGAASRLIARIADVAAHGVPASALEMPEQTWYPEWTAVVEGRARGVEGDAGVELVRAEASGDDAIVLATQQALAAGRRVTVVTSDRGLSARVTGAGAAVRGARWLLDLLER; this comes from the coding sequence GTGACGATCGAGCCTCCCGCCGCCGGCGAGCCCCGGCGTCCGCACGGACCCCGCGCCCCGGGCGACGCGTGGGTGGTGGCGCCGACGGGGGAGCGGTACTGGGGGCGGTTCGGGGCCGCCGGTCTGCTCGCGATCGACGCCGAGCGGGGAGTGCTGCTGCAGCACCGCGTGTCGTGGAGCCACTTCGGCGACACCTGGGCGCTGCCCGGGGGTGCGCGTCACGAGGGCGAATCGGCTTTCGACGGTGCGTTCCGCGAGGCCGCCGAGGAGGCGGGCGTGCCTGGTGCCGCGGTGCAGCCTCGCGTGCTGAGCGTCTTCGATCTCGGCTACTGGAGCTACACCACCGTCGTGGGCGACGTGATGGTTCCGTTCGCGCCCACGATCAGCGACCCCGAGAGTCGCGAGCTCGCGTGGGTGCCCATCGATGAGGTCACCCGTTACCCGTTGCACCCCGGCTTCGCAGCCTCGTGGGAGCGCATGCGCGGCCTCCTCGGCATGCGGCCCGCAGTCATCGTCGACGTCGCGAACGTCATGGGCTCGGTGCCCGACGGCTGGTGGCGCGATCGCCCCGGCGCCGCCTCCCGCCTGATCGCGCGGATCGCCGACGTCGCCGCGCACGGGGTGCCGGCGTCCGCGCTGGAGATGCCCGAGCAGACCTGGTATCCGGAGTGGACGGCGGTCGTCGAGGGGCGGGCACGCGGGGTGGAGGGTGACGCGGGTGTCGAGCTGGTGCGGGCCGAGGCATCCGGTGACGACGCCATCGTGTTGGCGACGCAGCAGGCGCTTGCCGCGGGGCGCCGAGTGACGGTGGTCACGAGCGACCGCGGGCTTTCGGCGCGGGTGACGGGTGCCGGAGCCGCCGTCCGCGGCGCACGCTGGCTGCTCGACCTGCTCGAGCGCTGA